The following are encoded in a window of Panicum virgatum strain AP13 chromosome 5N, P.virgatum_v5, whole genome shotgun sequence genomic DNA:
- the LOC120671869 gene encoding universal stress protein PHOS32-like, whose protein sequence is MAERRIGVAMDFSPSSKKALRWAADNLVRKGDTLVLLHVRHHGRVESKNVLWSHTGSPLIPLEELLEPQVRQRYDMPEDAEVYDMLTALARQKELCVVVKMYWGDPREKVCDAVGELNLELLVMGSRGLGQIQRILLGSVTNYVLSNASCPVTVVKSK, encoded by the exons ATGGCGGAGCGGAGGATCGGCGTGGCGATGGACTTCTCGCCGAGCAGCAAGAAGGCGCTGCGGTGGGCGGCCGACAACCTGGTGCGCAAGGGCGACACCCTCGTGCTCCTCCACGTCCGGCACCACGGCCGCGTGGAGAGCAAGAACGTCCTCTGGTCCCACACCGGATCGC CGCTGATCCCGCTGGAGGAGCTCTTGGAGCCGCAGGTGAGGCAGCGCTACGACATGCCGGAGGACGCAGAGGTGTACGACATGCTCACCGCCCTGGCCCGGCAGAAGGAG CTGTGCGTGGTGGTGAAAATGTACTGGGGCGACCCGAGGGAGAAGGTGTGCGACGCGGTGGGGGAGCTCAACCTCGAGTTGCTCGTCATGGGCAGCCGTGGCCTCGGCCAGATCCAGAG GATTCTGCTGGGCAGTGTGACGAACTACGTGCTCTCCAATGCATCATGCCCTGTGACCGTTGTCAAGTCAAAGTAG